The Candidatus Cloacimonadota bacterium genome includes a region encoding these proteins:
- a CDS encoding ABC transporter permease produces MKLSESLFSSLQNIFTHKLRSALTLLGIIIGVFAVVTMFSSIYGLKNLINDRMEGMGWNNSIIIYPSEGFSENQSFRRRMRFRYIKREAKPLTLHDFEMLEKEVDSKYIYGMVEVYDRMLRNEKEHNVRMRATNIMFFTSKTYPLKSGRYFNRFEEINASKVCVIGFHFAEDHFKDEDPIGQILTIGANRFKIIGVLDDDVLNQAGMNFNNWERWQDLKSIYIPLSTGSRYLRAGNAIDYIYLQAENTEKFKRMKTVTRQNLLAEHKMAHDFSFNDVGAMMFKITEELNEMMKKWNVTLSAIASISLIVGGIGLFSTLLISINERMTEIGIRKSIGATNTDIFLHFILEAVILALIAALIGIFASTFVVQIISKALKSTFPTPIEGILLGIGFSVLIGIFSGLYPAIKASKIDPIKAIFYFE; encoded by the coding sequence ATGAAACTCTCCGAAAGCTTATTCAGCAGTTTACAGAACATTTTCACGCATAAATTGCGTTCAGCTTTAACTCTTCTTGGAATTATTATCGGTGTATTTGCTGTAGTCACCATGTTTTCTTCTATTTACGGATTAAAGAATCTGATCAATGATAGAATGGAAGGAATGGGTTGGAACAATTCCATCATTATTTATCCTTCCGAAGGTTTCAGTGAAAATCAGTCTTTTCGTAGAAGAATGCGTTTCCGGTATATCAAAAGGGAAGCAAAACCTTTAACTTTGCACGATTTTGAGATGTTGGAAAAGGAAGTCGATTCAAAATATATTTACGGGATGGTCGAAGTCTATGATCGTATGCTCCGGAATGAAAAAGAGCATAATGTCAGGATGAGAGCGACAAATATTATGTTTTTCACTTCCAAGACTTATCCCTTAAAATCAGGAAGATATTTTAACAGGTTTGAAGAAATAAATGCATCTAAAGTCTGCGTGATCGGTTTTCATTTTGCGGAAGATCATTTCAAAGATGAAGATCCTATCGGTCAAATTCTGACTATTGGAGCAAATCGTTTTAAGATAATAGGTGTTTTGGATGATGATGTTCTTAACCAGGCTGGAATGAACTTCAATAACTGGGAAAGATGGCAGGATTTGAAAAGTATTTATATTCCGCTTTCAACCGGTTCTCGTTATCTTCGGGCAGGAAATGCTATTGATTACATCTATTTACAAGCTGAAAACACGGAAAAATTCAAACGAATGAAAACAGTTACCAGGCAAAACCTTCTTGCTGAACATAAAATGGCTCATGATTTTTCCTTTAATGATGTGGGAGCAATGATGTTCAAGATCACTGAAGAATTGAACGAAATGATGAAAAAATGGAATGTGACTCTTTCGGCAATTGCTTCTATTTCCCTGATCGTGGGTGGGATCGGGCTTTTCAGTACACTTCTGATCTCTATCAATGAAAGAATGACGGAAATCGGGATCAGGAAAAGTATTGGAGCGACCAATACCGATATTTTCCTGCATTTCATCCTGGAAGCAGTAATCCTGGCGTTGATCGCTGCTCTGATTGGTATCTTCGCTTCCACCTTTGTAGTGCAGATCATTTCCAAAGCTCTCAAATCAACTTTTCCCACACCGATAGAAGGTATTTTGTTAGGAATTGGCTTTTCTGTTCTGATCGGAATCTTTTCCGGTTTATATCCGGCGATCAAAGCTTCCAAGATCGATCCGATCAAAGCGATCTTTTATTTTGAGTAG